A portion of the Carya illinoinensis cultivar Pawnee chromosome 11, C.illinoinensisPawnee_v1, whole genome shotgun sequence genome contains these proteins:
- the LOC122281728 gene encoding RNA pseudouridine synthase 3, mitochondrial isoform X1 codes for MWKTIFHRLAIIRHYSRISPPPPAYAEPVIRVSNNIAQLGGPKEGPKPRQLLSLPPFPAHPLPVKNSASGHPGRVTAISWVKYYFDEIPGSAITSHFNKGLVQMECPCSKDSYDDEEGQMKRMRKIKHNEVMEAGARVYIPVSVAETRISKRFDTIPSGTLYPNADEIQYLQRLVKYKDYAIILLNKPPRLPVKGNLPVHNSMDALAAAALSYDYDEGPKLVHRLDREQSGLLLMGRTKESVDHLQWLFSDINKANSSCKAWNDACEATYQRYWALVIGSPREKEGLICAPLTKVLLNDGKTERVILAHQSGLEACQESITEYRVLGPVINGCSWIELRPLTSRKHQLRVHCAEALGTPIVGDYKYGWFVHKRWKQMPRTDIEPTTGKPYKLRRPEGLDVQKGSVLSKVPLLHLHCRELVLPNIAKFLPALNQKSENLYPELSSKPDLLRFVASMPSHMKISWNLMSSCLV; via the exons ATGTGGAAAACTATTTTTCATCGGCTTGCTATTATCAGGCACTACTCTAGGATTTCTCCTCCGCCACCCGCTTATGCCGAACCAGTAATCCGGGTATCCAACAACATAGCCCAGTTGGGCGGACCAAAAGAGGGTCCAAAGCCTCGGCAACTCCTGTCTTTGCCTCCATTTCCTGCTCACCCCTTGCCCGTAAAGAATTCGGCCAGCGGTCATCCTGGTCGCGTCACCGCTATCAGCTGGGTCAAGTATTATTTTGACGAGATCCCCGGCTCTGCAATTACGTCTCATTTCAACAAAGGCCTT gtCCAGATGGAATGCCCATGTTCGAAAGACTCCTATGATGACGAGGAAGGACAAATGAAACGGATGAGAAAA ATCAAACATAATGAGGTAATGGAGGCCGGGGCAAGAGTTTATATACCCGTATCGGTTGCTGAGACCAGGATTTCTAAGAGATTTGACACTATACCAAGTGGGACACTATATCCAAATGCGGATGAGATACAGTACTTGCAACGGCTTGTCAAATACAAG GACTATGCTATAATTCTGCTAAACAAGCCCCCAAGACTTCCAGTTAAG GGGAATCTGCCAGTTCATAACAGCATGGATGCATTGGCAGCTGCTGCTTTGTCTTATGATTATGATGAGGGTCCGAAGTTG GTTCATCGTCTTGACCGAGAGCAGAGTGGCCTTCTCTTGATGGGGAGAACAAAAGAAAGTGTAGATCATCTTCAGTGGCTATTCAGTGACATTAATAAAGCAAATTCCTCCTGTAAG GCTTGGAATGATGCATGCGAAGCAACATATCAGAGGTACTGGGCTTTGGTCATAGGCTCGCCCAGGGAAAAGGAAGGCTTAATTTGTGCTCCTCTTACAAAG GTGCTTCTTAATGATGGGAAGACTGAGAGGGTCATCTTGGCTCATCAATCAGGTTTGGAAGCTTGTCAAGAGTCCATAACTGAATACCGTGTTCTTGGTCCAGTAATAAATGGGTGCTCATGGATTGAACTACGTCCACTTACTAGCCGAAAGCATCAG CTCCGTGTCCATTGTGCTGAAGCTCTTGGCACTCCAATTGTTGGTGACTATAAGTATGGTTGGTTTGTTCACAAGAGATGGAAGCAAATGCCTCGGACTGATATTGAGCCAACAACTGGGAAACCTTACAAGTTGCGAAGGCCAGAAGGGCTGGATGTTCAGAAGGGAAGTGTTTTATCTAAAGTCCCTTTGTTACATCTGCACTGTAGAGAGCTTGTACTTCCCAACATCGCAAAGTTCCTTCCGGCATTGAATCAAAAGTCAGAGAACCTGTATCCTGAACTTAGCTCGAAGCCAGATCTCCTCCGGTTTGTGGCATCAATGCCATCCCACATGAAAATTAGTTGGAATCTCATGTCCTCCTGTCTGGTATAA
- the LOC122281729 gene encoding uncharacterized protein LOC122281729, whose amino-acid sequence MPSKEMAAKPLTTEAIALTEKKMDMALEDIIKMSKNPKTKAKKPRRVPNKSQRSSNTLAQDKYMKVKRFMDTRSSLRQGVLAQRRSNFQGNHFPLAIEVARKAAAATLRNRAFSHNRVANWNKSRGGAPVVPRRAPNGGSFAKSQLLQPQEGNAVPKQRSTLDSLFANMKEQRMKIMSQQNNVAQRNGGALRRPPWARGQVGN is encoded by the exons ATGCCCTCTAAAGAG ATGGCTGCTAAACCTCTTACAACGGAGGCAATTGCTCTTACAGAGAAGAAAATGGACATGGCATTAGAAGACATTATCAAAATGTCTaaaaaccccaaaaccaagGCTAAGAAGCCACGAAGGGTTCCA AACAAGAGTCAGAGATCTTCAAATACTCTTGCTCAGGATAAATATATGAAGGTGAAACGTTTTATGGACACAAGATCCTCCCTTAGACAG GGAGTCCTAGCACAGAGAAGGTCGAATTTTCAGGGGAACCATTTTCCTCTCGCAATTGAGGTTGCACGAAAGGCTGCAGCTGCTACACTTCGTAACAGAGCTTTCAGTCATAACAGGGTGGCTAATTGGAACAAATCAAG GGGTGGTGCTCCAGTGGTCCCAAGGAGGGCTCCAAATGGAGGCTCTTTTGCTAAG TCACAGCTCCTGCAGCCGCAGGAGGGAAATGCAGTACCGAAACAGAGGTCTACACTGGACTCGCTGTTTGCAAACATGAAGGAGCAAAGGATGAAGATCATGTCACAGCAGAACAATGTTGCACAACGTAACGGTGGTGCACTGCGAAGACCCCCATGGGCAAGAGGCCAAGTGGGCAACTAA
- the LOC122281727 gene encoding uncharacterized protein LOC122281727 — MTLNLGSPWLSLFSHPSASLPKVSETFPNSNSTSVFPLLLCNTNSLTFASFSKALKTRASLSESENGVSEDSFVSQLLDGELLAKVSGAKDATEALEIIADKSGTSGGVVEVNDCRLIVSAALERNNAELALSVFYAMRASFDNCTDETTPFVERWRWTRPDVHVYTSLVQGLALSLRVSDALRIIEDICQVGVSPGEEVPFGKVVRCPSCTIAVAVAQPQHGIQIVSCSKCRYQYELISGDIVSIESEEISVDVPAWKRGLRLLQIMKQSSPSAVHSIVVETPSGMARTHRFATETVDLPAQQGERVTIAVAAPSNLYREVGPFKFSPKAPNFYPGEPLCLTNHKDGRDSPLLRAPLKEGSSSLLNPSILFPLLAVLATGDAASGIIDPSLPQFLSTAAVASLAVGATLNAFVFPQLNQLPQRSVDAIAIKQQLLSQYDVLQTRIKGLREAAEKEVWMLARMCQLENKISAVGEPSYRARRSRVKRVREGLENSLRGRIELIDSFARISSMIEIEVELDSDVLAAEAASNAESIAEQIQQIMELENLEERWRLQAEANDEAERLLSQPAEQI; from the exons ATGACACTCAACTTGGGCTCCCCTTggctttctctcttctctcaccCCTCTGCTTCCCTCCCCAAAGTCTCCGAAACCTTTCCCAACAGCAACAGCACTTCTGTCTTTCCTCTCTTACTTTGCAACACCAATTCCTTGACTTTTGCTAGCTTCTCTAAGGCCCTCAAGACTAGAGCCTCCCTGAGTGAGAGCGAAAATGGAGTGTCTGAGGACTCGTTCGTTTCGCAGCTGCTGGACGGGGAGTTGCTTGCTAAGGTCTCAGGTGCTAAGGATGCAACTGAAGCGTTGGAGATTATTGCTGACAAGTCTGGGACGAGTGGAGGTGTTGTGGAAGTTAACGATTGTCGCTTGATTGTATCGGCCGCGCTTGAGCGGAACAATGCGGAGTTGGCTTTGTCCGTTTTCTATGCCATGCGTGCTAGTTTCGATAATT GTACTGATGAAACCACACCTTTTGTTGAGAGATGGAGGTGGACCAGACCAGATGTGCATGTTTACACATCATTAGTTCAGGGTCTTGCACTGTCATTGAGAGTTTCGGATGCTCTTAGGATAATTGAAGATATTTGCCAAGTGGGAGTATCTCCTGGCGAGGAG GTCCCTTTTGGAAAGGTTGTGAGATGTCCAAGTTGTACGATAGCTGTTGCTGTTGCACAACCCCAACATGGAATTCAG ATTGTATCTTGTTCAAAGTGCCGCTACCAGTATGAACTTATTTCTGGTGACATAGTTAGCATTGAGTCAGAAGAAATCAG CGTGGATGTTCCAGCATGGAAAAGAGGGCTAAGATTGCTGCAAATAATGAAGCAAAGTAGTCCTTCTGCTGTTCATTCTATCGTG GTAGAGACTCCTTCTGGCATGGCACGAACGCACAGATTTGCCACAGAAACTGTTGATCTCCCCGCACAACAAGGAGAAAGGGTTACCATTGCTGTAGCAGCTCCATCCAATCTTTATAGGGAGGTAGGTCCCTTTAAATTCAGTCCAAAAGCTCCCAATTTCTACCCTGGGGAGCCTCTGTGTCTGACCAACCACAAAGATGGCCGGGACTCACCATTGTTAAGAGCTCCACTAAAAGAAGGAAGCTCATCATTACTTAACCCATCCATCCTCTTTCCTCTTCTTGCTGTCTTGGCCACTGGTGATGCTGCCTCTGGGATTATTGACCCCAGCTTGCCCCAGTTCCTTTCAACTGCTGCGGTTGCATCACTTGCTGTGGGAGCTACTTTAAATGCTTTTGTTTTCCCCCAGTTGAATCAA CTTCCTCAAAGATCTGTGGATGCAATTGCTATCAAGCAGCAACTTCTATCCCAATATGATGTGCTTCAGACTCGCATCAAGGGCCTAAGAGAAGCTGCTGAAAAAGAG GTTTGGATGTTGGCTCGGATGTGCCAACTGGAGAACAAAATTTCTGCCGTGGGAGAACCTTCTTATCG CGCTCGAAGAAGTAGAGTCAAAAGAGTGCGAGAAGGCTTGGAAAACTCCCTTAGGGGACGGATTGAACTAATTGATAGCTTTGCAAGA atttcttctaTGATTGAAATTGAAGTAGAATTGGACTCTGATGTACTTGCTGCTGAAGCAGCAAGCAATGCG GAAAGTATTGCAGAACAAATACAACAAATAATGGAGCTAGAAAATCTTGAAGAG AGATGGAGACTGCAAGCTGAAGCAAACGATGAGGCAGAAAGACTGCTTTCCCAACCTGCAGAGCAGATTTAA
- the LOC122281728 gene encoding RNA pseudouridine synthase 3, mitochondrial isoform X2, with protein MEAGARVYIPVSVAETRISKRFDTIPSGTLYPNADEIQYLQRLVKYKDYAIILLNKPPRLPVKGNLPVHNSMDALAAAALSYDYDEGPKLVHRLDREQSGLLLMGRTKESVDHLQWLFSDINKANSSCKAWNDACEATYQRYWALVIGSPREKEGLICAPLTKVLLNDGKTERVILAHQSGLEACQESITEYRVLGPVINGCSWIELRPLTSRKHQLRVHCAEALGTPIVGDYKYGWFVHKRWKQMPRTDIEPTTGKPYKLRRPEGLDVQKGSVLSKVPLLHLHCRELVLPNIAKFLPALNQKSENLYPELSSKPDLLRFVASMPSHMKISWNLMSSCLV; from the exons ATGGAGGCCGGGGCAAGAGTTTATATACCCGTATCGGTTGCTGAGACCAGGATTTCTAAGAGATTTGACACTATACCAAGTGGGACACTATATCCAAATGCGGATGAGATACAGTACTTGCAACGGCTTGTCAAATACAAG GACTATGCTATAATTCTGCTAAACAAGCCCCCAAGACTTCCAGTTAAG GGGAATCTGCCAGTTCATAACAGCATGGATGCATTGGCAGCTGCTGCTTTGTCTTATGATTATGATGAGGGTCCGAAGTTG GTTCATCGTCTTGACCGAGAGCAGAGTGGCCTTCTCTTGATGGGGAGAACAAAAGAAAGTGTAGATCATCTTCAGTGGCTATTCAGTGACATTAATAAAGCAAATTCCTCCTGTAAG GCTTGGAATGATGCATGCGAAGCAACATATCAGAGGTACTGGGCTTTGGTCATAGGCTCGCCCAGGGAAAAGGAAGGCTTAATTTGTGCTCCTCTTACAAAG GTGCTTCTTAATGATGGGAAGACTGAGAGGGTCATCTTGGCTCATCAATCAGGTTTGGAAGCTTGTCAAGAGTCCATAACTGAATACCGTGTTCTTGGTCCAGTAATAAATGGGTGCTCATGGATTGAACTACGTCCACTTACTAGCCGAAAGCATCAG CTCCGTGTCCATTGTGCTGAAGCTCTTGGCACTCCAATTGTTGGTGACTATAAGTATGGTTGGTTTGTTCACAAGAGATGGAAGCAAATGCCTCGGACTGATATTGAGCCAACAACTGGGAAACCTTACAAGTTGCGAAGGCCAGAAGGGCTGGATGTTCAGAAGGGAAGTGTTTTATCTAAAGTCCCTTTGTTACATCTGCACTGTAGAGAGCTTGTACTTCCCAACATCGCAAAGTTCCTTCCGGCATTGAATCAAAAGTCAGAGAACCTGTATCCTGAACTTAGCTCGAAGCCAGATCTCCTCCGGTTTGTGGCATCAATGCCATCCCACATGAAAATTAGTTGGAATCTCATGTCCTCCTGTCTGGTATAA